The following coding sequences are from one Malaciobacter pacificus window:
- a CDS encoding SLAC1 anion channel family protein codes for MQEQESIKSIPSNRLQFFPIMMFATIMGLAGLTLVYERLNEIFFFPSIIATLMLSGTTIAYFLVVYFYVLKIIKHKDEVKKELKHPVRINFFAASSIATLLMSIIFRHYIVELSQIFFIIGAVLHIFFTFYTIKFWINNNLEMQHSNPAWFIPIVGNLIVPIAGKGFIDDSILYFYFSIGIFFWIILFAIILNRIIFHNQFAPKFMPTLFILIAPPAVGFLSYIKLTGNLDFFAQILFNLGIFFTVLVFIMYKNFIKIKFFISWWAFTFPMAAVTLSSILMYDLTNFWVYAVLSYILATITTLVVLLVAKETIVHMRKKEICIME; via the coding sequence ATGCAAGAACAAGAAAGCATAAAATCAATCCCTTCAAATAGATTACAATTTTTCCCAATCATGATGTTTGCTACAATCATGGGATTAGCAGGACTTACTTTGGTTTATGAAAGATTAAATGAAATCTTCTTTTTCCCTTCAATTATTGCAACACTTATGCTTAGTGGAACAACAATAGCTTACTTTTTAGTAGTATATTTTTATGTTTTAAAAATTATTAAACATAAAGATGAAGTTAAAAAAGAGTTAAAGCATCCAGTTAGAATAAACTTCTTTGCAGCAAGTTCAATAGCAACACTTCTTATGTCAATTATTTTTAGACACTATATAGTTGAATTATCTCAAATATTTTTCATAATCGGTGCTGTTTTACATATTTTCTTTACATTTTATACAATTAAATTTTGGATAAATAATAACTTAGAAATGCAACATTCAAATCCAGCTTGGTTTATTCCTATTGTTGGTAATTTAATTGTTCCAATTGCTGGAAAAGGTTTTATTGATGATTCAATTTTATATTTTTATTTTTCAATTGGAATTTTCTTTTGGATAATTCTTTTTGCAATTATTTTAAATAGAATTATATTTCATAATCAATTTGCACCAAAGTTTATGCCAACACTATTTATCTTAATTGCACCACCTGCTGTTGGTTTTTTATCATATATTAAATTAACTGGAAACTTAGATTTCTTTGCACAGATTTTATTTAATTTAGGGATATTCTTTACAGTTTTAGTATTTATTATGTATAAAAACTTTATAAAAATAAAATTCTTTATCTCTTGGTGGGCTTTTACATTCCCAATGGCAGCAGTTACATTAAGTTCTATTTTAATGTATGATTTAACAAATTTTTGGGTTTATGCAGTTTTATCTTATATTTTAGCAACTATTACAACTTTAGTAGTTCTATTAGTAGCTAAAGAGACAATAGTTCATATGAGAAAAAAAGAAATTTGTATAATGGAATAA
- a CDS encoding ABC transporter ATP-binding protein, with protein sequence MLEIKDYNSSILHEISFSLKENENLIILGQNGAGKSTLAKVLSNLIENDKVKLFDNNISILSDSKRASFINYIPPKLTIFDEYITLREFLELSFISSVDNKKLDEIIKLLNLKKLEHKYCKSFSSGEKQLLLLASAILHNAKITIFDELTANLDISRLKEVFDIFNSNLLQQKIIITHNLDLAYALKFKILFLNDGIIEFFGNHEEFFENKNLSKFYNDSIQKINNHLVVNL encoded by the coding sequence ATGTTAGAAATAAAAGATTACAATAGTTCAATTTTACATGAAATTTCATTTTCATTAAAAGAGAATGAAAATCTTATCATACTTGGACAAAATGGAGCCGGGAAGTCAACCTTAGCAAAAGTACTTTCTAATCTAATTGAAAATGATAAGGTAAAATTATTTGATAATAATATCTCAATATTAAGTGATTCTAAAAGAGCCTCTTTTATAAACTACATTCCACCAAAACTAACAATATTTGATGAGTATATAACACTTAGAGAGTTTTTGGAATTATCTTTTATTTCAAGTGTTGATAATAAAAAACTTGATGAGATAATAAAACTGTTAAATCTAAAAAAATTAGAACATAAATATTGTAAATCTTTTAGTTCTGGAGAAAAACAATTATTGCTTCTAGCAAGTGCCATTTTACATAATGCAAAAATTACAATCTTTGATGAATTAACTGCAAATCTTGATATTAGTAGATTAAAAGAGGTTTTTGATATTTTTAACTCAAATTTACTTCAACAAAAAATCATTATAACACATAATCTTGATTTAGCTTATGCTTTAAAATTTAAAATACTCTTCTTAAACGATGGAATAATAGAGTTTTTTGGAAATCATGAAGAATTCTTTGAAAATAAAAATCTTAGTAAATTTTATAATGATTCAATACAAAAAATTAATAATCATTTGGTAGTAAATTTATGA
- the aat gene encoding leucyl/phenylalanyl-tRNA--protein transferase, whose translation MELLDEEHKIYLLDLDNYNFPTLSMMDDDLVAIGGDFHPQRLINAYENGIFPWFIDDYNHIHWFSPNKRMVLKPNEMKVSKSLKKSIKNKGFEIKSNTRFSDVIKQCGQIKRKHEDETWIDDNFIIAYTNLHHLGYAHSIECYLDGELVGGLYGILVHDKIFCGESMFAKVSDASKVAFYYLCKWCEDNNIELIDCQVYNDHLASLGAYEITRNNYFDYLITN comes from the coding sequence ATGGAATTACTTGATGAAGAACACAAAATATATCTACTAGATTTAGATAACTATAACTTTCCAACACTTAGTATGATGGATGATGATTTAGTTGCCATTGGAGGGGATTTTCATCCTCAAAGACTTATAAATGCCTATGAAAATGGGATTTTCCCTTGGTTTATTGATGATTATAACCATATACATTGGTTTAGTCCAAATAAAAGAATGGTTTTAAAACCAAATGAAATGAAAGTATCTAAAAGTTTAAAAAAATCTATCAAAAATAAAGGCTTTGAAATCAAATCAAATACTAGATTTTCAGATGTTATAAAACAGTGTGGACAAATAAAAAGAAAGCATGAAGATGAAACATGGATAGATGATAACTTTATTATAGCTTATACAAATCTCCATCATTTGGGATATGCTCACAGTATTGAGTGTTATCTAGATGGAGAATTAGTTGGTGGATTATATGGTATTTTAGTTCATGATAAAATATTTTGTGGTGAAAGTATGTTTGCAAAAGTAAGTGATGCTTCAAAAGTTGCCTTTTATTATCTTTGTAAATGGTGTGAAGATAATAATATAGAACTTATTGATTGCCAAGTTTACAATGACCATCTAGCAAGTTTAGGAGCTTATGAAATAACAAGAAATAACTATTTTGACTATTTAATAACAAACTAA
- a CDS encoding metallophosphoesterase family protein — translation MKIAIISDIKSNVYALKAVLEDSKQRGVDVTLNLGDSLYGPIAPKETYNLIRQSQFVNIMGNEDRKILEASLEQLENDVLLKFVYNDLGEEVLYWIQDLPFEKIIGGIYYMIHGTYFDDSQYLLENNDDKKIIELTDNIEATFIFCGNSTIPKTQTLSSGQIVICPGSVGISKKASYSILSVEEDKYSVEQISVDYDYESAKEKILLNGFKSNL, via the coding sequence ATGAAAATAGCAATAATATCAGATATCAAATCAAATGTTTACGCACTAAAAGCTGTATTAGAAGATTCAAAACAAAGAGGTGTTGATGTAACACTAAACCTTGGAGATAGTTTATATGGTCCAATAGCACCTAAAGAGACATATAATTTAATAAGACAAAGTCAATTTGTAAACATTATGGGAAATGAAGATAGAAAAATTTTAGAGGCTTCTTTGGAGCAATTAGAAAATGATGTGTTACTAAAATTTGTTTATAATGATTTAGGCGAAGAGGTTTTGTATTGGATTCAAGATTTACCTTTTGAAAAGATTATTGGTGGAATTTATTATATGATTCATGGAACTTATTTTGATGATTCTCAATATTTATTAGAAAATAATGATGATAAAAAGATTATTGAATTAACTGATAATATTGAGGCTACATTTATCTTTTGTGGGAACTCAACTATTCCTAAAACACAAACTTTAAGTTCTGGTCAAATTGTTATCTGTCCAGGTTCAGTTGGTATAAGTAAAAAAGCTAGTTACTCAATACTAAGTGTTGAAGAAGATAAATATAGTGTTGAGCAAATTAGCGTTGATTATGATTATGAAAGTGCTAAAGAAAAGATATTATTAAATGGTTTTAAAAGTAATCTCTAA
- a CDS encoding sulfite exporter TauE/SafE family protein, whose translation METISIISIITIAFLGSFGHCIGMCGGIVVAYSSTKIKSQWSKQTQAIAHLLYSFGRVTTYTVLGALFGLVGGVVSFDNMTSGIFLITTGVLMVLVGLSLTGKIKFLTKIEHSCSKSPLYQNTFKALLGSQSLMSFYLLGMLNGLLPCGFVYVFAITAASTGSMFWGAVVMFIFGLSTIPALFSVGFFVGLFKQTNLRDLFIKLASILVILFGFYIAYLGYEYLVDPTKTILNCHI comes from the coding sequence ATGGAAACTATTAGTATTATCTCAATTATTACAATTGCATTTTTAGGTTCATTTGGACATTGTATTGGTATGTGTGGTGGAATAGTAGTTGCTTATTCAAGTACTAAAATAAAATCTCAATGGTCTAAACAAACTCAAGCAATAGCTCATCTTTTATACTCTTTTGGAAGAGTTACAACATATACAGTACTAGGAGCTCTTTTTGGGCTTGTTGGTGGAGTTGTTAGTTTTGATAATATGACAAGTGGTATTTTTCTAATTACTACTGGGGTATTGATGGTACTTGTTGGACTATCATTAACAGGAAAAATAAAATTTCTTACAAAAATAGAACACTCATGTTCTAAATCACCACTTTATCAAAATACATTTAAGGCACTTTTAGGTTCTCAATCACTTATGAGTTTTTATCTATTAGGTATGTTAAATGGTCTTTTACCTTGTGGTTTTGTATATGTTTTTGCAATAACAGCTGCAAGTACAGGTAGTATGTTTTGGGGTGCAGTTGTTATGTTTATATTTGGACTTAGTACAATACCAGCACTATTTTCAGTTGGATTTTTTGTTGGTTTATTTAAACAAACAAATTTAAGGGATTTATTTATTAAATTAGCCTCTATCCTTGTAATTTTATTTGGATTTTATATCGCTTATTTAGGTTATGAATATTTAGTTGATCCAACAAAAACAATATTAAACTGTCATATATAA
- a CDS encoding HAD family hydrolase, with the protein MFDMDGTLIDSGYAITNTINYVRENLGFERLEKNFILEKVNDPNINAAEFFYGTKEFTQKQTKLFEEYYNKHCLTDLVVYDGIAKLVDDLKSDNFTLAVATNANSDYAHKMLNHVGLGEYFSTILGYNSVKNPKPHPEMVNKILDTHSIKKEKAQLIGDSHKDIMAATNAGVDSVLVNWGFSNHEENAIETVEELEKRIFDKFK; encoded by the coding sequence ATGTTCGATATGGACGGCACTTTAATAGATAGTGGCTATGCAATTACAAATACAATTAATTATGTTAGAGAAAATTTAGGTTTTGAAAGACTAGAAAAGAATTTTATTTTAGAAAAAGTAAATGACCCAAATATAAATGCGGCAGAATTTTTTTATGGAACAAAAGAGTTTACTCAAAAGCAAACAAAACTTTTTGAAGAGTATTACAATAAACACTGTTTAACAGATTTAGTAGTTTATGATGGAATTGCAAAATTGGTTGATGATTTAAAAAGTGATAACTTTACTTTAGCTGTTGCTACAAATGCAAACTCTGATTATGCTCACAAAATGTTAAATCATGTTGGTTTAGGAGAATATTTTTCTACAATCTTAGGTTACAACAGTGTTAAAAATCCCAAGCCACATCCTGAAATGGTAAATAAAATTTTAGATACACACAGTATTAAAAAAGAAAAAGCACAATTAATAGGTGACTCACACAAAGATATAATGGCTGCAACTAATGCTGGAGTTGATTCTGTACTTGTAAACTGGGGTTTTTCTAACCATGAAGAAAATGCTATAGAAACAGTAGAAGAGTTAGAAAAAAGAATTTTTGATAAATTTAAATAG
- a CDS encoding malate dehydrogenase: protein MAKKAIIDLKSMNLSFEDRGETIKLITFKTSSMSLDIEIYEKDKFIKKSNMVYAHLPKKLKAKLNPLF, encoded by the coding sequence ATGGCAAAAAAAGCAATTATTGATTTAAAGAGTATGAATTTATCTTTTGAAGATAGAGGTGAAACAATAAAACTAATTACTTTTAAAACATCTTCAATGAGTTTAGATATAGAAATCTATGAAAAAGATAAATTTATCAAAAAATCAAATATGGTTTATGCACACTTGCCGAAGAAATTAAAGGCAAAGTTAAATCCACTTTTTTAA
- a CDS encoding ABC transporter substrate-binding protein, producing MKKLILLSIFTISLFASQRIVNLAPSVNEIVFALGKGENVVANTMFCDYPQESKTKEKIGGYSSISLEKILKNKPSIVIAQNYDEKLNSNLKKLGIETRVYKTTTLNNIKDTILDLGEYFNKQNKANKLIDNINSELKSLDGIIENKKILIVISPKKDLKNQIYVTGNFLYFEDIIKASNNKNAYQSNSTMQPVVNAEKIISMNPDIIILLGAFFENKPKELEVVKNAWRNLPINAAKQNNIYAIDKEYAGIPSHRVVYFIKDFRKILEDVRNKRLQ from the coding sequence ATGAAAAAACTAATACTATTATCAATATTTACAATATCACTATTTGCTTCACAAAGAATTGTAAATCTAGCACCATCAGTAAATGAAATAGTATTTGCCTTAGGCAAGGGTGAAAATGTGGTAGCTAATACTATGTTTTGTGATTACCCACAAGAGTCTAAAACTAAAGAGAAAATAGGGGGGTATTCCTCTATCTCTTTAGAAAAGATTCTCAAAAACAAACCCTCTATTGTAATAGCTCAAAACTATGATGAGAAGCTAAATTCAAATCTTAAAAAACTAGGAATTGAAACGAGAGTTTATAAAACTACAACACTAAATAATATCAAAGATACAATTTTAGATTTAGGTGAGTATTTTAATAAACAAAATAAGGCAAATAAGCTTATAGATAATATAAATAGTGAACTAAAAAGTCTTGATGGGATTATTGAAAATAAAAAGATTTTAATAGTAATTAGTCCAAAAAAAGATTTAAAAAATCAAATCTATGTTACAGGAAATTTTTTATATTTTGAAGACATAATAAAAGCTTCAAACAATAAAAATGCCTACCAATCAAACTCAACAATGCAACCTGTAGTAAATGCAGAAAAAATAATAAGTATGAATCCTGATATAATAATACTATTAGGAGCTTTTTTTGAAAATAAACCAAAAGAGTTAGAAGTTGTAAAAAATGCTTGGAGAAACCTTCCAATAAATGCAGCTAAACAAAACAATATATATGCAATAGACAAAGAGTATGCAGGAATCCCTTCCCATAGAGTTGTCTATTTCATAAAAGATTTTAGAAAGATATTAGAAGATGTTAGAAATAAAAGATTACAATAG
- a CDS encoding pseudouridine synthase → MLKRVDALLSQLGYCTRKDSRRFLRKNSLTIGDEEIRNPALKVKHADLKLNGEDLDPLKIVVLMNKPPRTICSHDDAGALIYGLLPQRWQYRNPKVSTVGRLDADTTGAIILTDDGALNHKLTSPRSNIPKVYEAVLAQELNGNEKEIFASGTLILKGEDKPCLPAVLEVIDDTKVRLEIVEGKYHQVKRMFAAVGNKVIKLHRVSFGEFDVKDLEEGEYKFINLD, encoded by the coding sequence ATGCTAAAAAGAGTTGATGCACTTTTGTCACAATTAGGTTATTGTACAAGAAAAGATAGTAGAAGATTTTTAAGAAAAAATTCTTTAACAATTGGTGATGAAGAGATTAGAAATCCTGCACTAAAAGTAAAACATGCTGATTTAAAACTAAATGGTGAAGATTTAGACCCTTTAAAAATAGTAGTACTTATGAATAAACCACCTAGAACAATTTGCTCACATGATGATGCAGGAGCATTAATCTATGGCCTTTTACCTCAAAGATGGCAATATAGAAATCCAAAAGTTTCTACTGTAGGTAGATTAGATGCAGATACAACAGGTGCAATTATTCTAACAGATGATGGGGCATTAAATCATAAATTAACAAGCCCAAGAAGTAATATTCCAAAAGTTTATGAAGCAGTTTTAGCTCAAGAATTAAATGGAAATGAAAAAGAGATTTTTGCAAGTGGAACACTTATATTAAAAGGTGAAGATAAACCTTGCCTTCCTGCTGTTCTTGAAGTTATAGATGATACAAAAGTAAGACTAGAAATAGTTGAAGGAAAATATCATCAAGTAAAAAGAATGTTCGCAGCAGTTGGAAATAAAGTTATAAAGCTACATAGAGTAAGTTTTGGTGAGTTTGATGTTAAAGACTTAGAAGAGGGTGAGTATAAGTTTATTAACTTAGACTAA
- a CDS encoding FecCD family ABC transporter permease, producing MKKFLYIVTLFFVIIAPFLGEINLALSDIFDSESMSFTIFWDLRVPRVLLAFFVGGVLALSGLVFQIIFKNELITPYTLGIASGTTLFTALGIVFFPFMYLTISSVFGSIITVLILYFISKKINKDSIAVSTNSILLTGIALSYFYASALMLVFYMSNLQENYSIVRFTLGSLDTVGFFNSFIMLIVSAIFYLVIMKHKENIKLMLICNDTAFLKGLNVNRVNLILLIITSLCVGVSISFVGPIGFIGLVIPHIIKLIYKKSAHNLFWPVFYYGGVFLVISDLISRNLNTDSTLPIGVVTAFIGAPFFVYLLIKRTKKP from the coding sequence ATGAAAAAATTTTTATATATAGTAACTCTTTTTTTTGTAATTATTGCACCATTTTTAGGTGAGATAAATTTAGCACTAAGTGATATATTTGATTCAGAATCTATGAGTTTTACTATATTTTGGGATTTAAGAGTTCCTAGAGTTTTATTAGCCTTTTTTGTGGGAGGAGTTTTAGCTCTTAGTGGTTTAGTTTTTCAAATCATATTCAAAAATGAACTAATAACACCATATACCCTTGGAATAGCAAGTGGAACGACTCTTTTTACAGCACTTGGAATAGTGTTTTTCCCATTTATGTATTTAACAATTTCATCTGTTTTTGGCTCTATTATTACTGTATTAATACTTTATTTTATTTCAAAAAAAATAAATAAAGACTCAATTGCAGTCTCTACAAACTCCATACTTCTTACAGGTATTGCCTTATCTTACTTTTATGCATCAGCTTTAATGCTTGTTTTTTATATGAGTAATTTACAGGAGAACTATTCTATTGTTAGATTTACCCTTGGAAGCTTAGATACAGTAGGTTTTTTTAATAGTTTTATAATGCTTATTGTTAGTGCAATATTTTACTTAGTAATTATGAAACATAAAGAAAATATAAAACTTATGTTAATTTGTAATGATACAGCTTTTTTAAAAGGTTTAAATGTAAATAGAGTTAATTTGATTTTATTAATAATTACTTCACTTTGTGTTGGAGTTAGTATTAGTTTTGTAGGACCAATTGGCTTTATTGGTTTAGTTATTCCACATATTATAAAATTAATTTATAAAAAAAGTGCTCATAATCTATTTTGGCCAGTATTTTATTATGGTGGAGTATTTTTAGTGATTTCAGATTTAATTTCAAGAAATTTAAACACTGATTCAACACTTCCTATTGGTGTTGTAACAGCATTTATTGGAGCTCCATTTTTTGTATATTTACTTATAAAAAGAACCAAAAAACCTTAG
- a CDS encoding TonB-dependent receptor plug domain-containing protein gives MNKKLSTSLVASFLLATNLLSNELDQITVTSATKSEQSIKDVTSNVEVITKEDIEERHFVTIADALNTLAGVSFVSNGSLGNTTSVFLRGMDTQRILVLIDGVRYQDPSNTSGVAFSDLMINDIEKIEVIKGAQSGIWGADAAAGVINIITKDAKIGTNISTNLEIGSFMTKKYGLSVSNKTKLYDVKVSANRVITDGFSAQAVYGKDLGQYEDDGYRNTTINAKAGLNISDNDRLTLNVNHINSFVEYDSFSAPDSIQRTDNESVLYSVSYNKNISNHSIKLNHDISDFQKENLDATFGVKIYNGKTYVTELVDNISYAKNSNLIIGASYEEYKADYITTTSTTNEESNSNKAVYLTNINNFDKFIFTQSLRRDDYSNFGSKVTGKIGAKYFITNDLSVNGNYGTAYNAPNIIQMLNPWGASNLDLKPEQTKSYDLTLEYKSISLTYFNNDVKDLISWDSTISGYNNTPGTSKIKGYEAKYSKDILKDTLLSLNYTHLSAKNASGQDLGRRPKNQIGLNLDYYGINKLHFNTNATYIGTRYDFNNKGGRQTGKYTVWNAVINYDINKDYKVYFKLDNIFNKDYQTIDGYATAPRSAYIGLKATF, from the coding sequence ATGAATAAAAAATTATCTACAAGCTTAGTTGCAAGCTTTCTATTAGCAACAAACCTACTATCAAATGAGTTAGATCAAATTACAGTTACAAGTGCTACAAAATCAGAACAATCAATCAAAGATGTTACATCAAATGTAGAAGTTATTACAAAAGAAGATATTGAAGAGAGACACTTTGTTACTATTGCAGATGCATTAAACACACTTGCTGGTGTGTCATTTGTAAGTAATGGAAGTTTAGGAAATACAACTTCAGTATTTTTAAGAGGTATGGACACTCAAAGAATTTTAGTTTTAATTGATGGAGTTAGATATCAAGACCCTTCAAATACTTCAGGTGTAGCATTTTCTGATTTAATGATTAATGATATTGAAAAAATTGAAGTTATCAAAGGTGCACAATCAGGTATTTGGGGTGCTGATGCAGCAGCTGGTGTAATTAACATTATTACAAAAGATGCAAAAATAGGAACAAATATTTCTACAAATCTAGAAATAGGTAGTTTTATGACTAAAAAATATGGTTTGTCTGTATCAAATAAAACTAAACTATATGATGTGAAAGTTAGTGCAAATAGAGTTATAACTGATGGTTTTAGTGCACAAGCTGTATATGGAAAAGATTTAGGACAATATGAAGATGATGGTTATAGAAATACAACTATAAATGCAAAAGCTGGATTAAATATAAGTGATAATGATAGATTAACATTAAACGTAAATCACATAAACTCTTTTGTAGAATATGACAGTTTTTCAGCACCAGATTCTATTCAAAGAACAGATAATGAATCTGTTTTATACTCAGTTTCTTATAACAAAAATATAAGCAATCACTCAATTAAATTAAATCATGATATATCAGACTTTCAAAAAGAGAACTTAGATGCTACATTTGGTGTTAAAATATATAATGGAAAAACATATGTTACAGAATTAGTAGATAATATTTCGTATGCAAAAAATAGTAATTTGATAATTGGAGCTTCATATGAAGAGTATAAAGCAGATTATATAACAACAACTTCTACAACAAATGAAGAATCAAATAGCAATAAAGCTGTTTATTTAACAAACATAAACAATTTTGATAAATTCATTTTTACACAATCATTAAGAAGAGATGATTATTCTAATTTTGGTTCAAAAGTAACTGGTAAAATTGGAGCAAAATATTTTATTACAAATGATTTATCTGTAAATGGAAACTATGGTACAGCTTATAATGCACCAAATATTATTCAAATGTTGAACCCTTGGGGAGCTTCAAATCTTGATCTTAAACCAGAACAAACAAAAAGTTATGATTTAACATTAGAATATAAATCAATTTCACTTACTTATTTTAATAATGATGTTAAAGATTTAATTTCTTGGGATAGTACAATTAGTGGATATAATAATACTCCTGGAACTTCTAAAATAAAAGGTTATGAAGCAAAATACAGCAAGGATATTTTAAAAGACACTTTACTATCACTAAACTATACACATTTAAGTGCTAAAAATGCATCTGGACAAGATTTAGGAAGAAGACCAAAAAATCAAATTGGATTAAACTTAGATTATTATGGAATTAACAAACTTCATTTTAACACAAATGCAACCTATATTGGTACTAGGTATGATTTTAATAATAAAGGTGGAAGACAAACAGGTAAGTACACAGTATGGAATGCAGTTATAAACTATGATATAAACAAAGATTACAAAGTTTATTTTAAACTAGACAATATATTTAATAAAGATTACCAAACTATTGATGGATATGCAACAGCTCCAAGAAGTGCATATATAGGATTAAAGGCAACATTCTAG